A stretch of Desulfobacter hydrogenophilus DNA encodes these proteins:
- a CDS encoding circularly permuted type 2 ATP-grasp protein, with product MRPINEPIPGDDPGPSGAKPVTPVFTTDILNQSTAVDLSSGEMQPHWDGLAKYLNSLGTEELSQRWKKARQIIQEHGSAYNVFNPKTATERPWALDPIPLPISSHTWQTLEHGIQQRTKLLALIFKDIYGRQDFIKKRLIPAELIFGNPGFLRQCRFGPDRVTPDHHLFSSDLIRLADGSWQVASHGTQVPAGTGYALENRVILTRILPRMFHSRKVQRLAPFFKYLNLSLMEISGQKQQEPRIVMLCEGPLGTHYFEQVFLARYLGYTLVETNDLTTRGDWVFLKTLGGLQRVDVILRRIPDYACDPLMGTSQAFPGIPGLIQAARAGNVAISNALGSGVLESPGLFALLPELCRDILGEPLMLENAGTFWLGKPETLLRVLEEIKSDVRPMTIYSAFSQAHTQVVHTRSLAGLEKQELIAAIQATPYAWAGRYSVAPSTVPVWSEQGVENRYAAVRMFSSSITENASTAPAKISDQVETAVMSGGLSRVADDPDALVLSGTRGKGQGAKDIWCLSELPTEFKSMLHRFTTPVEIHRGSDLPSRVADNMLWLGRYMERTEGMLRVIRSVLLRVHSETQLNKVSEMPFFLRAMANLKIISPDLGQPDASFSVRIIEKELYQSIYGVQIQRSILNCLNNAIQVADRVRDRLSDDSWQIFGRIEKGLGQINPKKQSAELLEMLSDILLNMSAFAGLALESMTRGMGWRFMDMGRRIERALHMTTIMTSLIQGHTVPDPNDLEAVLEVADSRITYHTRYRTTIYMEPLVDLLLLDEINPRSVGFQLAALHSHLENLPRSQPVPFRTKEEKIILDLTTRLRLADTQELMKLGKKHVLPNLDTLLEKLNNDLQSLADSITQHYLSRIETEKQLNGQFEGKGFPVAGTVDGAVNNEI from the coding sequence ATGCGTCCGATCAATGAACCCATCCCCGGGGATGACCCGGGACCGTCCGGGGCCAAACCTGTTACCCCGGTATTTACTACGGATATATTAAACCAGAGCACAGCTGTTGATTTGAGCAGCGGTGAGATGCAGCCCCATTGGGACGGACTGGCCAAATACCTTAACAGCCTGGGAACCGAAGAGCTCTCCCAGCGTTGGAAAAAAGCGCGGCAGATTATCCAGGAACACGGATCTGCCTACAATGTTTTCAATCCGAAAACCGCCACAGAACGGCCCTGGGCACTTGATCCCATTCCTTTACCCATTTCAAGCCATACCTGGCAGACCCTTGAGCACGGCATCCAGCAGCGTACAAAGCTTTTGGCTTTAATTTTTAAAGACATCTACGGCCGACAGGATTTTATCAAGAAACGGTTAATTCCTGCGGAGCTGATATTTGGTAATCCAGGCTTTCTTCGCCAGTGCCGGTTTGGTCCGGATCGCGTTACCCCGGATCATCACCTGTTTTCTTCGGATCTCATCCGTCTGGCCGATGGCAGTTGGCAGGTGGCGTCCCATGGTACCCAGGTACCGGCCGGAACCGGGTATGCCCTGGAAAATCGTGTTATTCTTACCCGGATTTTGCCTAGGATGTTTCATTCTAGAAAAGTCCAGCGGCTGGCCCCGTTTTTTAAGTACCTGAATTTGTCCCTGATGGAAATTTCCGGTCAGAAACAGCAGGAACCCCGTATTGTAATGCTCTGTGAAGGCCCTTTGGGTACCCACTATTTTGAGCAGGTTTTTCTGGCAAGGTATCTGGGCTATACCCTGGTGGAGACCAATGATCTGACCACTAGAGGAGACTGGGTTTTTTTGAAGACTTTGGGCGGTCTCCAGCGGGTGGATGTTATTTTGCGTCGGATTCCAGATTATGCCTGTGATCCCCTGATGGGAACAAGCCAGGCATTTCCCGGTATCCCCGGTCTGATTCAGGCAGCCAGGGCAGGCAATGTGGCCATTAGCAATGCACTGGGATCCGGTGTCCTTGAATCTCCGGGCCTGTTTGCCTTGCTGCCCGAGTTATGCCGGGATATTCTGGGTGAACCCCTGATGTTGGAAAACGCGGGTACATTCTGGTTGGGAAAACCGGAGACCCTGCTTCGGGTGCTGGAAGAGATAAAAAGCGATGTCCGGCCCATGACCATTTACAGCGCATTTAGCCAGGCTCATACCCAGGTGGTGCATACCCGGTCCCTGGCCGGGCTTGAAAAACAGGAACTAATCGCCGCCATCCAGGCCACGCCTTATGCCTGGGCCGGACGGTATTCTGTTGCACCTTCTACTGTACCGGTTTGGTCCGAACAGGGGGTGGAAAATAGGTACGCGGCCGTGCGCATGTTTTCTTCCTCCATTACGGAGAATGCCAGCACAGCGCCTGCAAAAATTTCCGACCAGGTGGAAACGGCTGTCATGTCCGGCGGGCTATCCCGGGTGGCCGATGACCCGGACGCCCTTGTTCTGTCCGGTACCCGGGGAAAAGGGCAGGGGGCCAAGGATATCTGGTGTCTGTCCGAGCTGCCCACAGAATTCAAAAGCATGCTTCACCGTTTTACTACCCCCGTTGAAATTCACCGGGGAAGTGATTTGCCTAGTCGGGTGGCTGATAACATGCTGTGGTTGGGCCGGTACATGGAACGTACCGAAGGGATGCTGCGGGTGATCCGAAGCGTTTTGCTGCGTGTGCACAGCGAAACCCAACTGAACAAGGTCAGTGAAATGCCGTTTTTTCTCCGGGCCATGGCCAATTTGAAAATTATTTCTCCGGACCTTGGTCAGCCTGATGCCTCATTTTCCGTAAGAATTATTGAAAAAGAGTTATACCAGTCCATTTATGGGGTCCAGATACAACGCAGTATTCTCAATTGTCTGAACAACGCCATCCAGGTGGCAGACCGGGTAAGAGACAGACTCTCTGATGATTCCTGGCAGATTTTTGGGCGTATTGAAAAAGGGCTGGGCCAGATCAATCCCAAAAAGCAGAGTGCTGAACTTTTGGAAATGCTCAGCGATATTCTCCTGAATATGTCCGCATTTGCAGGCCTTGCCCTGGAAAGCATGACCCGGGGAATGGGATGGCGGTTCATGGACATGGGGAGACGGATTGAGCGGGCCCTTCACATGACAACTATCATGACCAGTTTGATCCAGGGGCACACGGTACCGGACCCCAACGACCTTGAGGCTGTTCTTGAGGTTGCGGACAGCAGAATTACTTACCACACCCGGTACCGGACCACTATTTACATGGAACCCCTGGTGGACCTGCTTCTGCTGGATGAGATAAATCCTCGGTCTGTGGGATTTCAGTTGGCTGCCCTTCATTCACACTTGGAAAACCTGCCTAGGTCTCAACCGGTTCCTTTCCGGACAAAAGAGGAAAAAATTATTCTGGATCTGACCACCCGGCTGCGCCTGGCAGATACACAGGAACTTATGAAACTAGGGAAAAAGCATGTGCTGCCCAACCTGGATACGCTTCTGGAAAAATTGAACAATGATTTGCAAAGCCTTGCCGACAGCATCACCCAGCACTATTTAAGCCGGATTGAGACGGAAAAACAGCTCAATGGACAGTTTGAGGGCAAGGGTTTTCCTGTGGCCGGGACTGTGGACGGAGCGGTGAACAATGAAATATAA
- a CDS encoding acyl-CoA carboxylase subunit beta: protein MKSYFEHMAPFGKALKKGTIKRTQNNYEQVLGAEKKILAAVEEVKNAGLPEEKINRRGQMTVWQRLEYIVDPGTWTPLHTLFNPADNVEGTTNVIDGLGKIAGKWAVVIGFDNKVMAGAWLAGQSENILRVTDLAERLNIPLVWLVNCSGAKLTEQEKFYANRRGSGTPFFRHAELEQKGIPVLAAIYGTNPAGGGYQSISPTVLFAHEKCNMAVGGAGIVSGMAPQGGFTVDMAEALVQKAKEHRAKPPGSVATHYDHTGFFRFVYKEEKEVLDGVRDYMKKLPAYDPEFFRVTEPKAPAFEAEDVMRLLPIASKTVYDFDDILARLVDGSEHMEYRPDYGPEIYTGLCKVDGFLVACIGNRQGYLGKGYPEYADYPGMGAKLYRQGLLKMNEFVTLCGRDRVPVIWFQDTSGIDVGDIAEKAELLGLGQSLIYSIQQSGLPMMLAILRKGTAAAHYVMGGPQANRNNAFTLGTCATEICVMHGETAAVATYARRLVKEKEAGRDLEPVVEKMNALARKYKDTSTPLYCAKHGMVDEVVRLADLRHYMQSFAGAAYQNPKSICPQHQMILPRIIRDHAAAKEKE, encoded by the coding sequence ATGAAATCCTATTTTGAACATATGGCGCCTTTTGGCAAAGCGCTGAAAAAGGGTACCATCAAGCGTACCCAGAATAACTACGAACAGGTCCTTGGGGCGGAAAAAAAGATTTTAGCCGCCGTGGAGGAAGTTAAAAACGCAGGGCTGCCCGAAGAAAAAATCAACCGGCGCGGCCAGATGACCGTATGGCAGCGCTTGGAATATATCGTCGACCCGGGCACATGGACACCACTTCATACGCTTTTCAACCCTGCGGATAATGTTGAGGGCACCACCAATGTCATTGACGGCCTTGGAAAAATTGCGGGCAAATGGGCGGTTGTGATTGGTTTTGACAATAAGGTCATGGCCGGTGCCTGGCTGGCCGGACAGTCCGAGAACATCCTGCGGGTCACAGATCTTGCAGAACGGCTGAATATCCCCCTGGTCTGGCTGGTTAACTGCAGCGGGGCCAAGCTCACGGAGCAGGAAAAATTTTATGCCAACCGGAGAGGTTCCGGCACCCCGTTTTTCAGGCATGCGGAACTTGAGCAGAAAGGTATCCCCGTACTGGCGGCCATTTACGGCACCAACCCTGCCGGCGGCGGCTACCAGTCCATCAGCCCCACAGTGCTTTTTGCCCATGAAAAATGCAATATGGCCGTGGGCGGTGCCGGTATTGTCAGCGGCATGGCCCCCCAGGGCGGGTTTACCGTGGACATGGCCGAAGCCCTGGTCCAGAAAGCCAAAGAACACCGGGCAAAACCACCCGGCTCCGTGGCCACCCATTATGATCACACCGGTTTTTTTCGTTTTGTGTACAAGGAGGAAAAAGAGGTACTGGACGGCGTTAGAGATTATATGAAAAAGTTGCCGGCTTATGACCCTGAATTTTTCAGGGTAACCGAGCCCAAGGCCCCGGCGTTCGAGGCCGAAGATGTCATGCGCCTCCTGCCCATCGCCTCCAAGACCGTATATGATTTCGACGACATTTTAGCAAGGCTTGTGGATGGTTCCGAGCACATGGAATACCGCCCCGACTACGGCCCTGAGATTTATACAGGGCTTTGTAAGGTGGACGGATTCCTTGTGGCCTGCATCGGGAACCGCCAGGGGTATCTTGGCAAGGGCTACCCTGAATATGCCGATTATCCCGGCATGGGCGCCAAGCTGTATCGCCAGGGGCTTTTAAAGATGAACGAATTTGTGACCCTTTGCGGCAGAGACAGGGTGCCTGTGATCTGGTTTCAGGACACCTCCGGCATTGATGTGGGTGATATTGCGGAGAAAGCCGAGCTTTTAGGCTTGGGCCAGTCCTTGATTTACTCTATTCAGCAGTCAGGTCTTCCCATGATGCTTGCCATCCTGCGCAAGGGGACCGCAGCAGCCCACTATGTCATGGGCGGCCCCCAGGCCAACCGGAACAATGCCTTTACCCTGGGTACCTGTGCCACGGAAATTTGTGTGATGCACGGAGAGACGGCTGCGGTTGCCACCTATGCAAGGCGGCTTGTCAAGGAAAAGGAAGCGGGCCGGGATCTTGAACCTGTAGTGGAGAAAATGAATGCCCTTGCCCGGAAATACAAGGACACATCAACCCCGCTTTACTGCGCAAAACACGGCATGGTGGATGAGGTGGTACGGCTTGCCGATTTGCGGCACTATATGCAGTCTTTTGCCGGTGCTGCCTATCAGAATCCCAAATCCATCTGCCCCCAGCATCAGATGATCCTGCCCAGAATTATACGGGATCACGCGGCCGCAAAGGAAAAGGAATAA
- a CDS encoding CBS domain-containing protein encodes MKEILIKSIMIPLPDYMTIKETDTVYDIFQILETNKPDGRHAHRDVIVVDGNGKFKGKVTMLDIFRTLEPNYKKLFQNYEGKTLTKDYVINAMRDFDLWIEPIKNICERGARIKVSEIMHVPSKGEYLQENDSLEKALHEYVMGAHQPLIVKNGDAVTGVLRFGDLFEVVREQMLACPLPE; translated from the coding sequence ATGAAAGAAATTCTGATAAAATCGATTATGATCCCCCTGCCCGACTATATGACCATCAAGGAAACGGATACCGTTTATGATATATTCCAGATTCTGGAAACAAATAAACCAGATGGCCGCCACGCCCACAGGGATGTTATTGTCGTTGACGGCAATGGCAAGTTCAAGGGAAAAGTTACCATGCTTGATATTTTCAGAACGCTTGAGCCCAACTATAAAAAACTGTTCCAAAACTATGAAGGCAAAACACTGACCAAAGATTATGTGATTAATGCTATGCGGGATTTTGACCTCTGGATAGAACCCATTAAGAACATTTGCGAGCGCGGCGCTAGAATCAAGGTTTCCGAAATCATGCACGTACCTAGCAAGGGTGAATACCTCCAGGAGAACGATTCCCTGGAAAAAGCACTGCATGAATATGTTATGGGCGCCCACCAGCCTCTGATCGTAAAAAACGGCGACGCGGTCACCGGTGTTCTTAGATTCGGTGATTTGTTTGAGGTGGTCAGAGAACAGATGCTGGCTTGCCCGCTTCCCGAATAA
- a CDS encoding biotin/lipoyl-containing protein produces the protein MSEDLLAPLSGKIVSLSVEPGAAIEEDDEILVIEAMKMETPIFAPCSGTVSKIVVKKGDVVEEDDLLAVID, from the coding sequence ATGTCTGAAGACTTACTTGCCCCACTGTCGGGAAAAATTGTCAGCTTAAGCGTTGAACCGGGCGCGGCAATAGAAGAGGACGACGAAATTCTGGTTATCGAAGCCATGAAAATGGAAACCCCCATATTTGCGCCCTGTTCCGGAACTGTATCAAAGATCGTTGTCAAGAAGGGAGATGTTGTGGAAGAGGATGATCTTTTAGCCGTCATTGATTAG
- a CDS encoding sodium ion-translocating decarboxylase subunit beta, producing MSALYSLFQSTGLFYVTPGLVVMWIIGLTLIYLAIGKSYEPLLLLPIGFGIILVNLPLAGLMAPHEGLLWKFYEYGIHWEIIPPVIFLGLGALTDFGPLIANPRLIFLGAGAQAGVYITFFAAQAFGFDLKEAATIGIIGGADGPTTIFLASKLAPSLLGVCVVAAYSYMALVPIIQPPVMKLLTTADERRIRMPKGRKVGKLEKTLFPIVSTFVIILLVPASAPLIAMFMLGNLFRESGVVGRLHDAAQNELMNIITIFLGVPVGATMNAENFLKPQVIFVFCLGLFAFVISTMTGVLLAKLMNLLSKNKINPLLGAAGVSAVPMAARVVHKVGMEADKKNYLLMYAMGPNVAGVIGTVIAAGIFLTLLGG from the coding sequence ATGAGCGCTTTGTATTCTCTGTTTCAGAGCACGGGTCTGTTTTATGTTACCCCAGGTCTTGTGGTCATGTGGATCATTGGGTTGACCCTGATCTACCTTGCCATTGGAAAGTCTTATGAGCCACTTCTGCTGTTGCCCATCGGGTTCGGGATCATCCTGGTGAACCTTCCTTTAGCCGGGCTTATGGCCCCCCATGAAGGGCTGCTCTGGAAATTTTACGAGTATGGTATCCACTGGGAGATCATTCCGCCCGTGATATTCTTAGGGCTTGGGGCGCTCACTGATTTTGGGCCGCTCATTGCCAATCCCAGGCTGATTTTTCTTGGTGCAGGGGCCCAGGCAGGGGTGTACATAACCTTTTTTGCGGCCCAGGCTTTTGGATTTGACCTGAAAGAGGCGGCGACCATCGGTATCATCGGCGGCGCAGACGGGCCCACCACCATATTTCTGGCATCCAAATTAGCTCCCTCCCTTTTAGGGGTCTGTGTTGTGGCTGCCTATTCCTACATGGCCCTTGTGCCCATTATCCAGCCCCCGGTGATGAAGCTTTTGACCACTGCGGACGAAAGACGAATCCGTATGCCCAAGGGCAGAAAGGTGGGAAAGCTTGAAAAGACGCTCTTCCCTATTGTTTCCACCTTTGTCATTATCTTGCTGGTTCCGGCATCAGCCCCGTTGATTGCCATGTTCATGCTGGGCAATCTGTTCAGAGAATCCGGCGTGGTGGGGCGTCTGCACGATGCTGCCCAGAACGAATTGATGAATATCATCACCATCTTTCTTGGGGTGCCTGTGGGCGCCACCATGAATGCGGAGAACTTTTTAAAGCCCCAGGTGATATTTGTTTTTTGTCTGGGGCTTTTTGCATTTGTGATTTCCACCATGACAGGGGTGCTCCTTGCCAAACTCATGAACCTTCTTTCTAAAAATAAAATCAATCCGTTGCTGGGTGCAGCCGGTGTCTCAGCTGTACCTATGGCTGCCAGGGTCGTACATAAGGTGGGTATGGAAGCGGATAAGAAAAACTATCTGCTCATGTATGCCATGGGGCCTAATGTGGCAGGTGTTATAGGCACCGTGATTGCGGCCGGTATTTTTTTAACCCTTTTAGGGGGATGA
- a CDS encoding flagellin — protein MTLTINQNPTALIAASMLEKTNTGLTNSLERIATGQKINSAADDAAGMTIANSLRNQSLAAGQEIQNLNDNVSIAQISDGGLGQITDLLQNIRTQAVDAAGGSHSQESLSAIQSDIQGSLDAIDDIVDTTSYNGQNLLNGTYNSRGLSISSGYTSALGSQETGFLSDIDITTPEGAQKALETVDLALDQIGQSRSTVGAGTNQYTSAINNLSTTQINQMASESEIRDLDIAEESIILNQMKLLMDTNIYALNQSNDSQNKLANLLG, from the coding sequence ATGACACTTACTATCAACCAAAACCCCACGGCATTAATCGCCGCAAGCATGCTTGAAAAAACCAATACCGGGTTAACGAACTCCCTGGAACGAATCGCAACGGGCCAAAAAATCAACTCAGCGGCAGACGACGCAGCCGGCATGACCATTGCCAACAGCTTGAGAAATCAGTCCCTGGCGGCCGGCCAGGAAATTCAGAACCTCAACGACAATGTGTCCATAGCCCAAATCTCTGACGGGGGGCTGGGGCAGATAACCGATCTGCTCCAGAATATCAGGACCCAGGCGGTAGATGCAGCAGGCGGCAGCCATTCCCAGGAGAGTCTGTCCGCCATCCAATCTGATATTCAAGGCTCTCTGGATGCCATTGATGATATTGTAGACACGACATCTTATAACGGACAAAACCTTTTAAACGGTACTTACAACAGCCGCGGGCTTTCAATCTCGTCTGGGTATACATCAGCCCTTGGCTCCCAGGAAACAGGCTTTTTGTCCGACATTGACATCACCACTCCGGAAGGTGCCCAAAAAGCTCTCGAAACCGTAGATCTTGCCTTAGACCAGATCGGTCAAAGCCGATCCACGGTGGGCGCCGGCACAAATCAATACACATCCGCGATCAACAACCTGTCCACCACCCAAATCAACCAGATGGCGTCAGAATCTGAAATCAGGGATTTGGACATAGCAGAAGAAAGCATTATTCTAAACCAGATGAAACTGCTTATGGATACGAACATCTATGCCCTGAATCAGTCCAATGATTCCCAGAATAAACTGGCGAATCTGCTGGGCTAA
- a CDS encoding transglutaminase family protein, whose amino-acid sequence MKYKISHRTHYQYESPASLSHSELVLIPRNSEYQTCTYSRVYLKPEPSARSMRQDYFGNTVVNICLESPHSELDILADAEVVLHPAAPLVPDQTQPWEQVKDTMMRYETSKDLEAFEFIFPSPMIQPDKAVAQWAAEIFAPGTPVLRAVLDLTHRIFTEFAYDPNATSTSTPLSEAFGMKRGVCQDFAHVGIACLRAMGLAARYVSGYLNTQPPPGKSKLVGADASHAWFSIYIPGIGWVDMDPTNDVMPIDQHITLAWGRDYGDVTPVRGTVLGGGNHRLQVAVDVMQQS is encoded by the coding sequence ATGAAATATAAAATCAGTCACCGGACCCATTATCAATATGAGTCACCTGCTTCACTGTCCCATAGTGAACTGGTGCTGATACCCAGGAATTCAGAGTACCAGACCTGCACCTACAGCCGGGTTTATCTAAAACCAGAACCGTCTGCCCGGTCTATGCGCCAGGATTATTTTGGTAATACAGTGGTCAATATTTGTTTGGAAAGCCCCCATTCTGAACTTGATATCCTGGCTGACGCCGAGGTCGTTCTTCATCCGGCAGCCCCGTTGGTGCCGGATCAGACCCAGCCCTGGGAACAGGTCAAAGACACGATGATGCGCTATGAAACATCTAAGGATCTGGAGGCCTTTGAATTTATCTTTCCTTCTCCCATGATCCAGCCCGATAAAGCGGTTGCGCAATGGGCCGCTGAAATATTTGCGCCGGGCACCCCGGTACTTCGCGCTGTCCTTGATTTGACTCACAGGATTTTTACCGAATTCGCCTATGACCCCAATGCTACCTCTACATCTACACCCCTTTCCGAGGCCTTTGGGATGAAACGGGGTGTGTGTCAGGATTTTGCCCATGTGGGTATTGCCTGCCTTCGGGCCATGGGGCTTGCCGCCCGGTATGTCAGTGGTTACCTGAACACCCAGCCTCCGCCCGGAAAGTCAAAGCTGGTGGGCGCTGATGCCTCCCATGCATGGTTCTCCATTTATATCCCGGGTATTGGGTGGGTGGATATGGATCCCACCAACGATGTCATGCCCATTGATCAGCATATTACCCTGGCATGGGGACGGGATTATGGGGATGTCACCCCGGTCCGGGGTACGGTACTTGGCGGCGGTAACCACCGTCTCCAGGTGGCTGTGGATGTGATGCAGCAGTCTTAG
- the acd gene encoding glutaryl-CoA dehydrogenase Acd, producing the protein MDFELSKELQMLQKEIRKFAKKEIVPYADQWDEAHYLPIKEVMRPLGDMGYFGTVIPEAYGGEDIGFLAAMIVTEELAKASSSLRVQVNMQVLGCAYTIYKYGDEAVRKKYVEKLCTAEYIGGFGITEPDAGSDVMNIASTAEDKGDHWLLNGNKTWISNADVADCLLYYAYTDKAAGSKGLSVFVIEPKNYDGIKTSSLDKLGSHSSPTGELFLDNVKVPKENILGKPGDGAKIVFSSLNQTRLSAAAGGVGLAQACLDEAVKYCNERKQFGKKIGEFQMNQDMIAQMATEIEATRLLVYKAAWAKDQGRLNNGLDVAMAKYMAGEVAYKCANYAMRILGAYGYSTEYPVARYYRDAPTYAMVEGSANICKWIIALDQLGIRKANR; encoded by the coding sequence ATGGATTTTGAATTAAGCAAAGAGCTGCAAATGCTTCAGAAAGAGATCCGAAAATTTGCTAAAAAAGAGATCGTCCCTTATGCGGACCAGTGGGATGAGGCGCACTACCTGCCCATTAAAGAGGTGATGCGGCCTTTGGGAGACATGGGATATTTCGGCACGGTAATTCCCGAAGCGTACGGCGGAGAAGATATCGGCTTTCTGGCAGCCATGATTGTTACCGAAGAATTGGCCAAGGCCTCTTCATCCCTGCGGGTCCAGGTGAATATGCAGGTGCTGGGCTGCGCTTACACCATTTATAAATACGGCGATGAAGCGGTCCGCAAAAAATATGTGGAAAAGCTTTGCACCGCCGAATACATCGGCGGGTTCGGCATCACTGAACCGGATGCAGGTTCCGATGTCATGAATATTGCCTCCACCGCCGAAGACAAAGGTGATCACTGGCTGCTCAACGGCAATAAAACTTGGATCTCCAATGCTGATGTGGCAGACTGTTTGCTCTATTATGCCTATACGGATAAGGCTGCCGGTTCCAAGGGGCTGTCCGTTTTTGTCATTGAACCCAAAAACTATGACGGCATCAAAACTTCTTCCCTGGATAAGTTGGGGTCCCACTCTTCTCCCACAGGGGAACTGTTTTTGGACAATGTCAAGGTACCCAAGGAAAATATCCTTGGCAAACCCGGTGACGGTGCTAAAATTGTATTTTCATCTTTGAACCAGACCCGTCTGTCTGCGGCTGCCGGCGGCGTGGGCTTGGCCCAGGCCTGCCTGGACGAAGCCGTGAAATACTGCAATGAGAGAAAACAGTTTGGCAAAAAGATCGGCGAGTTCCAGATGAACCAGGACATGATCGCCCAGATGGCCACGGAAATAGAAGCCACTCGACTTCTCGTTTATAAAGCGGCCTGGGCCAAGGATCAGGGCCGACTGAACAACGGTCTGGATGTGGCCATGGCTAAATATATGGCCGGCGAAGTGGCTTACAAATGTGCCAATTATGCCATGAGGATTCTGGGTGCCTACGGCTATTCCACTGAATATCCCGTGGCCCGCTACTACCGGGATGCACCCACCTATGCCATGGTGGAAGGTTCCGCCAATATCTGCAAGTGGATTATTGCTCTGGATCAGCTGGGTATCAGAAAAGCAAATAGATAA
- a CDS encoding ABC transporter ATP-binding protein — MILTVNQVGFQYRSVKILEDISFSIPRGEITVILGPNGVGKTTLLKCLNKILNPSTGRIHVKNKSLKIMDIRQIAKEISYVAQYNEAGKITVFDAVLMGRYPHIRFTATKADLKKVGSVLEHLNLTHMALKNLYELSGGELQQVAIARALVQETDILLLDEPTSSLDLKNQTRILSLVRDIVQDHNLAVIMTMHDLNSALRYADRYICLKNHTVFGAGKIEEIRSDLLTKVYGLPVEIIRHKGYPLVVPVDDAFEAA, encoded by the coding sequence ATGATCCTGACAGTGAACCAAGTTGGCTTTCAGTATAGATCCGTTAAGATCCTTGAGGATATCAGTTTTTCCATTCCCCGGGGTGAGATCACCGTAATATTGGGACCCAATGGTGTGGGGAAAACCACATTACTCAAGTGTCTGAATAAAATTTTAAACCCGTCAACGGGCCGGATTCATGTCAAAAATAAATCTTTAAAAATCATGGATATCCGCCAGATTGCCAAAGAGATCAGCTACGTGGCCCAGTATAACGAAGCCGGTAAAATTACGGTGTTTGATGCCGTTCTCATGGGGCGATATCCCCATATCCGGTTTACAGCCACCAAGGCGGACTTAAAAAAAGTCGGGTCGGTCTTAGAACACCTGAATCTGACACACATGGCACTTAAAAACCTGTACGAACTTTCCGGCGGAGAGCTCCAGCAGGTGGCCATTGCAAGGGCCCTGGTCCAGGAAACTGATATCCTGCTGCTGGATGAACCCACCTCCAGTCTGGACTTAAAAAATCAGACACGGATTTTAAGCCTTGTCCGGGATATTGTACAGGACCACAACCTTGCGGTGATCATGACCATGCATGACCTGAATTCGGCACTTCGGTATGCGGACCGGTATATCTGTTTAAAAAATCACACCGTGTTCGGAGCGGGAAAAATTGAAGAGATCCGGTCGGACCTGCTTACAAAGGTGTATGGACTGCCGGTTGAAATTATCCGGCATAAGGGCTACCCCCTGGTGGTGCCGGTTGATGACGCCTTTGAAGCGGCCTGA